The following coding sequences are from one Macaca nemestrina isolate mMacNem1 chromosome 1, mMacNem.hap1, whole genome shotgun sequence window:
- the LOC105474738 gene encoding synapsin-1 translates to MPMENHLNSRKRGLRGHSVERVSHGKSRVVAGAPPQFPSGEGARRCGPRSGVQNKGGWAPRPQHPPSASSRAASSQFGPGSPSPVAGVARASATARRGARRQQLQVTVSGGAPPPRPPRASATAGRGARRQQLQVTVSGGAPPPRPPGPLLPLRLLSWKLREPRARAPSPKPVAERGKSAFGKTRSSHRHACGPGGISRTGHSPRSQTTNFPSLRAKGSVGCTGIMSFKDHQVERPWQGPWTQVERRGANVFPSPC, encoded by the exons ATGCCCATGGAAAATCATCTTAATTCCAGAAAGCGGGGGCTGAGGGGACACAGTGTTGAGAGGGTGAGTCATGGAAAATCACGAGTGGTGGCCGGCGCCCCGCCTCAGTTCCCCTCAGGAGAGGGCGCCCGCCGGTGCGGACCGCGAAGCGGCGTCCAGAACAAGGGCGGTTGGGCTCCGCGGCCCCAGCATCCGCCCAGCGCGTCCTCCCGCGCTGCCTCGTCCCAGTTCGGCCCAGGTTCCCCGTCTCCAGTCGCCGGCGTC GCGCGCGCCTCTGCCACAGCCAGGAGAGGAGCGCGGCGGCAGCAGCTACAGGTAACCGTTAGTGGAGGAGCCCCGCCCCCACGGCCGCCACGCGCCTCTGCCACAGCCGGGAGAGGAGCGCGGCGGCAGCAGCTACAGGTAACCGTTAGTGGAGGAGCCCCGCCCCCACGGCCGCCAGGCCCGCTCCTCCCACTCCGCCTCCTAAGCTGGAAGCTGAGAGAACCCAGGGCTCGGGCTCCATCTCCCAAGCCTGTCGCAGAACGTGGCAAGTCCGCTTTCGGGAAGACTAGATCTTCACACCGACATGCCTGTGGCCCAGGTGGGATTTCCAGGACAGGCCACTCACCAAGAAGCCAGACGACCAACTTCCCTTCTCTTCGGGCTAAG GGGTCTGTTGGGTGCACAGGAATCATGTCTTTCAAAGACCACCAGGTGGAGAGGCCATGGCAAGGCCCCTGGACTCAAGTGGAAAGAAGAGGAGCAAACGTGTTCCCAAGCCCATGTTGA